From the genome of Geothrix sp. 21YS21S-4, one region includes:
- a CDS encoding Trm112 family protein, which yields MPLDPRLLEILCCPACHGDLVERPEALRCQSCGLAYPIEDGIPVMLVDRARKDEA from the coding sequence ATGCCGCTCGACCCGCGCCTCCTCGAGATCCTCTGCTGTCCGGCCTGCCACGGCGACCTCGTGGAACGGCCCGAGGCCCTCCGCTGCCAGAGCTGCGGCCTGGCCTATCCCATTGAGGACGGCATTCCCGTGATGCTGGTGGACCGCGCGCGGAAGGACGAGGCATGA
- the rfaE1 gene encoding D-glycero-beta-D-manno-heptose-7-phosphate kinase, whose amino-acid sequence MRLGRVEAESLLQRMEGRKVAVLGDVMLDEYLFGEVSRISPEAPVPIVRVVGERAVLGGAANVAANLRALGAEPLLIGTLQKDAAGDRVLGLLSDLGISISSLVLDASRPTIIKTRVMGQQQQMLRIDREEIGPPDPAVLLGLKTRLEQALDEASALIVSDYAKGAVNEPVMDAVRELCAARNLPWIVDPKPAHKALYRGATLMTPNTKEAAELAHRPAKTDAEMAAAGAALMAELDLKGLLVTRSERGMALFSTDAGHRAPWMIPTEAQEVFDVSGAGDTVIAAFGAAVAAGADWRDAAMLANAAAGLVVAKAGTATVTPAELLAHYCEQEAV is encoded by the coding sequence ATGAGGCTGGGCCGCGTCGAAGCCGAATCCCTCCTGCAGCGGATGGAGGGCCGGAAGGTGGCCGTCCTGGGCGACGTGATGCTGGACGAGTACCTGTTCGGCGAGGTCAGCCGCATCTCGCCGGAAGCGCCCGTGCCCATCGTGCGCGTGGTGGGCGAGCGCGCCGTGCTGGGCGGCGCCGCCAACGTGGCCGCCAACCTCCGGGCGCTGGGGGCGGAGCCGCTGCTCATCGGCACCCTTCAGAAGGACGCGGCGGGCGACCGGGTGCTCGGCCTCCTGAGCGATCTGGGGATCTCCATCTCCAGCCTCGTGTTGGACGCCTCCCGCCCCACCATCATCAAGACCCGCGTCATGGGCCAGCAGCAGCAGATGCTCCGCATCGACCGGGAGGAGATCGGGCCGCCCGATCCCGCCGTCCTCCTGGGCCTGAAGACCCGCCTGGAGCAGGCCCTGGACGAGGCCTCGGCCCTGATCGTGTCCGACTACGCCAAGGGCGCGGTCAACGAGCCGGTGATGGACGCCGTCCGGGAGCTCTGCGCCGCGCGGAACCTGCCCTGGATCGTGGATCCCAAGCCCGCCCACAAGGCGCTCTACCGCGGCGCGACGCTGATGACGCCCAACACCAAGGAGGCCGCGGAACTGGCCCACCGGCCCGCCAAGACGGACGCGGAGATGGCCGCGGCGGGCGCGGCGCTGATGGCCGAACTGGATTTGAAGGGCCTCCTCGTGACCCGCAGCGAGCGGGGAATGGCGCTCTTCTCCACCGACGCCGGCCACCGCGCGCCGTGGATGATCCCCACCGAGGCCCAGGAGGTCTTCGACGTCAGCGGCGCCGGCGACACCGTGATCGCCGCCTTCGGAGCCGCCGTGGCCGCCGGGGCGGACTGGCGCGACGCCGCCATGCTGGCCAACGCCGCCGCGGGCCTGGTGGTCGCCAAGGCCGGGACCGCCACCGTCACGCCCGCCGAACTCCTCGCCCACTACTGCGAGCAGGAAGCGGTCTAG
- a CDS encoding zinc-ribbon domain-containing protein, which translates to MAEAIHCPSCSTRYRLRSERLRPAIRRAKCFSCGSVFPVGDVVARLLAPPASAEELEPLHSLHLGDLEDEPETEAPLPPPAFPPEITETTLSGYTSARDAIDKLFGDAPVSSPGLKASPDPSSMDMEATLSALEATLGGVPATPSPEAPQPAGTDPAWAGDGPTESSRISPRIGRDAQAASSTTVRLSQEDLQAILDSAPQASAPAPSQPVVRAAAPVAAADSGGELLRLKIGEEIYPGLTMGQLTAWVEEGRILEGHLVARQHSENWLEAHKVPGLRPVFDRLRRERSGGSATLSSPVLDIAPKKSLFGGLFGKN; encoded by the coding sequence GTGGCCGAAGCGATCCATTGCCCCAGCTGCTCCACCCGCTATCGCCTGCGCTCCGAGCGGCTCCGCCCCGCCATCCGCCGGGCCAAGTGCTTCTCCTGCGGCAGCGTGTTCCCCGTGGGCGACGTCGTGGCCCGCCTGCTCGCGCCGCCCGCGTCCGCCGAGGAGCTGGAGCCCCTGCACTCGCTCCATCTCGGCGACCTGGAAGACGAGCCGGAAACCGAGGCTCCGCTTCCGCCGCCGGCCTTCCCGCCCGAGATCACCGAGACGACCCTCTCCGGCTACACCTCCGCCCGCGACGCCATCGACAAGCTGTTCGGGGACGCGCCCGTGTCGTCGCCGGGGCTGAAGGCCTCGCCGGATCCGTCGTCCATGGACATGGAAGCCACGCTGTCGGCGCTGGAAGCGACCCTCGGCGGCGTGCCGGCCACGCCTTCTCCCGAGGCCCCCCAGCCCGCCGGCACGGATCCGGCGTGGGCGGGCGACGGCCCCACGGAATCGAGCCGCATCTCCCCCCGCATCGGCCGGGACGCCCAGGCCGCCAGCAGCACCACGGTCCGCCTCTCCCAGGAGGACCTCCAGGCGATCCTGGATTCGGCGCCCCAGGCTTCCGCCCCGGCCCCTTCCCAGCCCGTGGTCCGCGCCGCGGCGCCCGTGGCAGCGGCCGATTCCGGCGGCGAACTCCTGCGCCTCAAGATCGGGGAGGAGATCTACCCCGGCCTGACCATGGGCCAGCTCACCGCGTGGGTGGAGGAGGGCCGCATCCTCGAAGGCCACCTCGTGGCGCGCCAGCACAGCGAGAACTGGCTGGAGGCCCACAAGGTGCCCGGCCTGCGTCCCGTCTTCGACCGCCTGCGCCGGGAGCGCAGCGGCGGAAGCGCCACCCTCAGCAGCCCCGTCCTCGACATCGCCCCCAAGAAGAGCCTCTTCGGCGGCCTCTTCGGAAAGAACTGA
- the tmk gene encoding dTMP kinase translates to MFITIEGVEGSGKSTQLLRLSERLRRLGLPLVVSKEPGGTPLGRELRRLLLEPHASGDAWCPDSELLLFYADRAQHLYAVIRPALAAKQVVLVDRFEDSSRAYQGASGVPDASLDRLSDLVLKGLRPDLTVILDVDPEVSLQRVEVRNLSLGTEFAETRFDHAALAFHRQVRERFLQIARSHPDRVALVPARDPVEQVEAAIWARVAPKLRHAGFEVS, encoded by the coding sequence GTGTTCATCACCATCGAAGGGGTGGAGGGGTCGGGCAAGTCCACCCAGCTCCTGCGGCTCTCCGAGCGGCTGCGGCGGCTCGGCCTGCCCCTGGTGGTGTCCAAGGAGCCCGGAGGGACCCCTCTGGGTCGCGAGCTGCGCCGGCTGCTGCTGGAGCCCCACGCCAGCGGCGACGCCTGGTGCCCGGATTCGGAACTTCTGCTCTTCTATGCCGACCGGGCCCAGCACCTCTATGCGGTGATCCGCCCGGCCCTGGCGGCCAAGCAGGTGGTCCTGGTGGACCGCTTCGAGGATTCCAGCCGGGCCTACCAGGGCGCCAGCGGGGTGCCGGACGCGTCCCTCGACCGGCTCAGCGACCTGGTGCTGAAGGGCCTCCGTCCCGACCTCACGGTGATCCTGGACGTGGATCCCGAGGTTTCCCTCCAGCGGGTGGAAGTGCGGAACCTGTCGCTGGGGACCGAGTTCGCGGAGACGCGCTTCGACCACGCGGCGCTCGCCTTCCACCGCCAGGTGCGGGAGCGCTTCCTCCAGATCGCCCGCAGCCACCCCGACCGCGTGGCCCTGGTGCCCGCCCGCGACCCCGTGGAGCAGGTGGAGGCGGCCATCTGGGCCCGCGTGGCTCCCAAGCTGCGCCACGCCGGGTTCGAGGTTTCCTGA
- a CDS encoding AAA family ATPase — protein sequence MFSPHLAGHRALRQRLLDRLRDGRIRGSLLFTGPEGIGKRRVALELAQREICLRRTACGECEGCRMLQGEDLPFELPNLLRIAPEGKAGVIRIDQIREGLDSSNQPRFSRGVIEWASLAPPLGCHRWIIIEEAHRLNESSGNILLKTLEEPPEGTHFILVTHRPEALLQTIRSRCERIPFAPLPPEEAWAVARRQGWDEADRPRWEALGDGSLRFLDEAIFRRAEAQVDAWIALLGGRPFTEAGDALLPERESPLAQGEQLRQPLELLLRVLADLARIRAGEAPSLEPWRGALEALAARSGDLKAPQEAALDALRHLPRNLSPEPLLREVALALPRA from the coding sequence ATGTTCTCGCCGCACCTCGCCGGCCACCGCGCCCTCCGGCAGCGCCTGCTGGACCGCCTGCGGGACGGGCGGATCCGCGGGTCGCTCCTGTTCACGGGCCCCGAGGGAATCGGCAAGCGCCGGGTGGCCCTCGAACTCGCCCAGCGGGAGATCTGCCTGCGCCGGACCGCCTGCGGCGAGTGCGAGGGCTGCCGGATGCTGCAGGGCGAGGACCTGCCCTTCGAACTGCCCAACCTCCTGCGGATCGCGCCGGAGGGGAAGGCCGGGGTCATCCGCATCGATCAGATCCGCGAGGGCCTGGATTCCAGCAACCAGCCCCGGTTCAGCCGGGGCGTCATCGAGTGGGCCTCGCTGGCGCCGCCCCTGGGCTGCCACCGCTGGATCATCATCGAGGAGGCGCACCGCCTGAACGAATCCAGCGGGAACATCCTGCTGAAGACCCTGGAGGAGCCGCCGGAGGGCACCCACTTCATCCTGGTCACCCACCGGCCCGAGGCGCTGCTCCAGACCATCCGCAGCCGCTGCGAGCGGATCCCCTTCGCCCCCCTTCCACCCGAGGAGGCCTGGGCCGTGGCCCGGCGCCAGGGATGGGACGAGGCCGATCGCCCGCGGTGGGAGGCTTTGGGCGACGGGAGCCTCCGTTTCCTTGATGAGGCGATCTTCCGCCGCGCCGAAGCCCAGGTGGATGCCTGGATCGCGCTGCTGGGCGGCCGTCCCTTCACCGAGGCCGGCGACGCCCTCCTGCCCGAGCGCGAGTCCCCGCTGGCCCAGGGGGAGCAGCTCCGACAGCCCCTGGAACTGCTGCTCCGGGTGCTCGCGGATCTGGCGCGGATCCGGGCGGGCGAGGCCCCGTCCCTGGAGCCCTGGCGCGGCGCCCTGGAAGCCCTGGCCGCGCGCTCCGGCGACCTGAAAGCGCCCCAGGAGGCCGCCCTCGACGCCCTGCGCCACCTGCCGCGGAACCTGAGTCCCGAGCCCCTCCTGCGGGAAGTGGCCCTGGCGCTGCCCAGGGCGTGA
- a CDS encoding DUF2492 family protein, which yields MSEPLYGHDLLSLLLARGGSASLADLRAASIAAHGPDAVYHNCHGGAFDFDGVVAFLGSKGKVSVEHGTISLGNAPACQH from the coding sequence ATGTCCGAACCCCTCTACGGCCACGATTTGTTGTCCCTCCTCCTGGCGCGGGGCGGCTCGGCCTCTCTGGCGGACCTGCGGGCCGCGTCCATCGCCGCCCACGGGCCCGACGCCGTCTACCACAACTGCCACGGGGGCGCCTTCGACTTCGACGGCGTGGTGGCCTTCCTGGGGAGCAAGGGGAAGGTCAGCGTCGAGCACGGCACCATCAGCCTGGGGAACGCCCCCGCCTGCCAGCACTGA
- the mce gene encoding methylmalonyl-CoA epimerase: MRLLRINHLGIAAPGLDEAVARMARLFGMAADHTEAVPDQKVKTAFFPVGESTLEFLESTDPDGPVGKFLAKRGPGIHHVCFEVDDIDVAVAQLLAKGVRMIDQAPRNGAHGCRVAFIHPAETGGVLMELSQGGGH, translated from the coding sequence ATGAGACTCCTGCGGATCAACCACCTGGGGATCGCGGCGCCGGGCCTCGACGAGGCCGTGGCCCGCATGGCGCGGCTGTTCGGCATGGCCGCCGACCACACCGAGGCCGTGCCCGATCAGAAGGTGAAGACGGCGTTCTTCCCCGTGGGCGAGAGCACCCTGGAATTCCTGGAGAGCACTGATCCGGACGGCCCCGTCGGAAAGTTCCTCGCCAAGCGCGGCCCGGGCATCCACCACGTCTGCTTCGAGGTGGACGACATCGACGTCGCCGTGGCCCAGCTCCTGGCCAAGGGCGTCCGGATGATCGATCAAGCGCCCCGCAACGGCGCCCACGGCTGCCGCGTGGCCTTCATCCACCCCGCCGAGACCGGCGGCGTGCTGATGGAGCTGAGCCAGGGTGGCGGGCACTGA
- a CDS encoding DUF86 domain-containing protein gives MSRDPRLFLQDILEAAEKASVYVRDLPRAEFETHGMVYDAVIRNLEILGEAAKRLPESMKEAAPEVPWRMVCGFRDHLAHPYFGIDDDTVWDVVIHELPALTQAARRLLESLPPEEAP, from the coding sequence GTGTCGCGTGATCCGCGCCTCTTCCTGCAGGACATCCTGGAAGCTGCGGAGAAAGCATCCGTTTACGTCCGGGATCTCCCCCGCGCGGAATTCGAGACCCATGGGATGGTCTACGATGCGGTGATCCGCAACCTGGAGATCCTCGGAGAGGCGGCCAAGCGCCTTCCGGAGTCCATGAAGGAAGCTGCCCCGGAGGTTCCGTGGCGAATGGTCTGCGGATTCCGAGATCATCTGGCTCACCCCTATTTCGGCATTGATGACGACACCGTATGGGACGTGGTGATCCACGAGTTGCCAGCCCTCACCCAAGCGGCCAGACGGCTGCTGGAGTCCCTGCCCCCTGAAGAGGCCCCTTAG
- a CDS encoding nucleotidyltransferase family protein, producing MDRQRALQILRQALPDLRQRYAVKELALFGSTARDESGPESDVDLLVTFEGPARFRAFMGLQFELEDLLGTRVDLVTIGAVKPALRPRIDRDLIRVA from the coding sequence ATGGATCGTCAGCGGGCATTGCAGATTCTCCGCCAGGCCCTCCCGGACCTGAGGCAGCGCTACGCCGTGAAGGAACTCGCCCTCTTCGGGTCCACGGCCCGGGACGAATCGGGCCCGGAAAGCGACGTGGATCTGCTGGTGACCTTCGAGGGTCCCGCGCGATTCCGCGCCTTCATGGGTCTCCAGTTTGAACTGGAAGATCTGCTTGGAACCCGAGTGGACCTGGTGACCATAGGAGCTGTGAAACCCGCGCTGCGGCCGCGGATCGATCGGGATCTCATCCGTGTCGCGTGA
- a CDS encoding A24 family peptidase, giving the protein MPFLDLPPWLLSLFLAPFGLLLGSFCNVLIHRLPQEAPEDRDVVTKASHCPSCKAKVKPWHNVPVFGWLWLRGKCAACGWAIPFRYPLVELLGGLILGAAHWLFPFGTLIWLKAVLCAFALVVLFFTDFTEMILPDAIQFPLMVLGVLAALPQLAWPESLMKVWSRDGSLLQVLTFHNGLQPAPAFPRFEATVTWQQSLLGLVIGYGAPALLNLAYKALRKTDGLGMGDFKMLAWLGAFWGWAPMLGILFVGAALGTAVGVPLMLTRRSGAQTMLPFGCFLALATPLVVFFGRALWLGYLGWIG; this is encoded by the coding sequence ATGCCCTTTCTGGACCTTCCGCCCTGGCTTCTCAGCCTCTTCCTGGCGCCCTTCGGGCTGCTGCTGGGCTCGTTCTGCAATGTGCTCATCCACCGCCTTCCCCAGGAGGCGCCCGAGGACCGCGACGTGGTCACGAAGGCCAGCCACTGCCCTTCCTGCAAAGCGAAGGTCAAGCCCTGGCACAACGTCCCGGTCTTCGGCTGGCTGTGGCTGCGGGGGAAGTGCGCCGCCTGCGGGTGGGCCATCCCCTTCCGCTACCCGCTGGTGGAGCTGCTGGGCGGCCTCATCCTGGGCGCCGCCCATTGGCTCTTTCCCTTCGGGACGCTGATCTGGCTCAAGGCCGTCCTGTGCGCCTTCGCGCTGGTGGTGCTGTTCTTCACGGACTTCACCGAGATGATCCTGCCGGACGCGATCCAGTTTCCTCTGATGGTCCTGGGCGTCCTCGCCGCCCTGCCCCAGCTGGCGTGGCCCGAATCGCTGATGAAGGTGTGGAGCCGCGACGGCAGCCTCCTCCAGGTCCTGACCTTCCACAACGGGCTGCAGCCCGCGCCCGCCTTCCCGCGATTCGAGGCCACTGTCACCTGGCAGCAGAGCCTCCTGGGTCTCGTCATCGGCTATGGCGCCCCGGCCCTCCTGAACCTCGCCTACAAGGCCCTCCGCAAGACCGATGGCCTGGGAATGGGCGACTTCAAGATGCTGGCCTGGCTGGGCGCCTTCTGGGGCTGGGCTCCCATGCTCGGCATCCTGTTCGTCGGCGCCGCCCTGGGCACCGCCGTCGGCGTCCCCCTCATGCTGACGCGCCGCTCCGGCGCCCAGACCATGCTCCCCTTCGGCTGCTTCCTGGCCCTGGCCACGCCCCTGGTCGTGTTCTTCGGCCGGGCCCTGTGGCTGGGGTACCTGGGGTGGATCGGCTGA
- a CDS encoding peptidylprolyl isomerase yields the protein MIRFALALSVSLSLAAQAPAPAPAPPSTPAPVAAPAPVPVTKPRVQVLTSYGPIVLELEPELAPKTVENFLQYVKDGHYKGTIFHRVIDGFMVQGGGLLENMEEKPTRAPILNEAPQTFRAGLKNTRGTVAMARTGSPHSATAQFYINTVDNKALDHRDMSDDNYGYCVFGRVVSGMEVVDKIEKVRTEWRKGQSAVPQYPVRLKDAVLLPQ from the coding sequence GTGATCCGTTTCGCCCTCGCCCTTTCCGTCAGCCTGTCCCTGGCCGCCCAGGCACCCGCCCCCGCGCCGGCTCCCCCCTCGACGCCCGCGCCCGTCGCGGCTCCCGCGCCGGTCCCCGTGACGAAGCCCCGGGTCCAGGTGCTCACCAGCTACGGGCCGATCGTGCTGGAGCTGGAGCCGGAACTCGCCCCCAAGACCGTGGAGAACTTCCTCCAGTACGTGAAGGACGGCCACTACAAGGGCACCATCTTCCACCGCGTCATCGACGGGTTCATGGTCCAGGGCGGCGGGCTGCTGGAGAACATGGAGGAGAAGCCCACCCGCGCGCCCATCCTCAACGAAGCGCCGCAGACGTTCCGCGCCGGGCTGAAGAACACCCGCGGGACCGTGGCCATGGCGCGGACGGGCTCGCCCCACAGCGCCACGGCCCAGTTCTACATCAACACCGTGGACAACAAGGCGCTGGACCACCGCGACATGAGCGACGACAACTACGGCTACTGCGTGTTCGGCCGGGTGGTGTCGGGCATGGAGGTCGTGGACAAGATCGAAAAGGTGCGGACCGAATGGCGCAAGGGCCAGAGCGCGGTGCCGCAGTATCCCGTCCGGCTCAAGGACGCGGTTCTGCTCCCCCAGTAG
- a CDS encoding phage holin family protein, protein MNTALRFLFSAVGLLVASALVPGLGHGSFLDLVIVAVILAALNATVGIFLKIVAFVPMACSFGCFSLVINGLVFWLAGSLSARLGLAFTVSGFWAGFFGALVTSVVASALGAIFIPNDRRRPQGPPPPIKIIN, encoded by the coding sequence ATGAACACCGCGCTCCGCTTTCTGTTTTCCGCCGTGGGCCTGCTGGTGGCCAGCGCCCTGGTCCCCGGCCTGGGCCACGGGTCCTTCCTGGACCTGGTGATCGTGGCCGTCATCCTGGCCGCCCTCAACGCCACCGTGGGGATCTTCCTGAAGATCGTCGCCTTCGTCCCGATGGCCTGCTCCTTCGGGTGCTTCAGCCTGGTCATCAACGGGCTGGTCTTCTGGCTGGCGGGGAGCCTGTCCGCGCGGCTGGGCCTCGCGTTCACCGTCAGCGGGTTCTGGGCGGGCTTCTTCGGGGCTCTGGTGACCAGCGTGGTGGCCTCGGCCCTCGGCGCGATCTTCATCCCCAACGACCGCCGGCGGCCCCAGGGACCGCCGCCGCCCATCAAGATCATCAATTAA
- a CDS encoding serine O-acetyltransferase: MPSEPTPDRGSDLHGVVESLAAASTALTGMPLGRRQFPSRTAVAGLVEELRALLFPGYFGASDLKADTLRYHLGARMDRALHGLCDQIQRGLMVSDPTCGECGERSRDLAQAFLARLPEVRRLLATDVQAGFEGDPAATSPDEVLFCYPGMVAITSQRLAHELLKLGVPLLPRMITEHAHGLTGIDIHPGAQIGERFFIDHGTGVVIGETCVIGRNVRIYQGVTLGAKSFPLDVDGHPVKGVPRHPVVEDDVIIYSNATVLGRITLGKGSAIGGNVWLTRSVSPGSVITQANEKDGMPA; the protein is encoded by the coding sequence ATGCCCAGCGAGCCCACTCCCGACCGCGGGTCCGACCTGCACGGCGTCGTGGAATCCCTCGCCGCCGCGTCCACCGCACTGACGGGCATGCCGCTGGGCCGCCGCCAGTTCCCCTCCCGCACCGCCGTGGCGGGGCTGGTGGAAGAACTTCGCGCCCTCCTCTTTCCGGGCTATTTCGGCGCGTCGGACCTGAAGGCCGACACCCTGCGCTACCACCTGGGCGCGCGGATGGACCGGGCCCTCCACGGGCTGTGCGACCAGATCCAGCGGGGCCTGATGGTGTCGGATCCCACCTGCGGCGAATGCGGGGAGCGCTCCCGCGACCTGGCCCAGGCCTTCCTCGCGCGGCTGCCGGAAGTGCGGCGGCTGCTGGCCACGGACGTCCAGGCGGGCTTCGAGGGCGACCCGGCGGCCACCAGCCCCGACGAGGTGCTGTTCTGCTATCCGGGGATGGTCGCGATCACCAGCCAGCGCCTGGCCCACGAACTGCTGAAGCTGGGCGTTCCGCTGCTCCCCCGGATGATCACCGAGCACGCCCACGGCCTGACCGGGATCGACATCCATCCCGGCGCGCAGATCGGCGAGCGGTTCTTCATCGACCACGGGACGGGCGTCGTCATCGGCGAGACCTGCGTGATCGGGCGCAACGTCCGCATCTACCAAGGCGTGACTCTGGGCGCCAAGAGCTTCCCGCTGGACGTCGACGGCCATCCCGTGAAGGGCGTCCCCCGCCATCCGGTGGTGGAGGACGACGTGATCATCTACTCCAATGCCACGGTCCTGGGCCGGATCACCCTGGGCAAGGGGTCGGCCATCGGCGGGAACGTATGGCTCACCCGCAGCGTGTCGCCGGGCAGCGTGATCACCCAGGCCAACGAGAAGGACGGGATGCCCGCCTGA
- a CDS encoding bifunctional methionine sulfoxide reductase B/A protein: MAKLGMWLTAAGVGMIVCAALALPRLHGGDAPARSSEVKVTAPSKPAPEALKQKLTSMQFHVTQEAGTEPPFRNEYWNEHREGVYVDVVSGRPLFSSKDKFDSGCGWPSFTKPLEEKDVVERRDTTHGMIRTEVRSTEANSHLGHVFDDGPRDQGGLRYCINSAALRFVPVADLEKEGLGRLLPLFGKTAPAPQEAPAKEETATLAGGCFWGMEDLLRQQPGVTGIEVGYTGGKVPNATYEHHDGHAESVQIRFDPSKTSYEALLRFFFRMHDPTTLNRQGNDMGTSYRSAIFFHSEAQRQTAERVKAEVDASGKWKRPIVTEIAPAGAWWRAEEYHQDYLVKHPGGYTCHYVRD, from the coding sequence ATGGCGAAATTGGGAATGTGGTTGACGGCGGCGGGGGTCGGGATGATCGTCTGCGCGGCGCTGGCCCTTCCGCGCCTCCACGGCGGCGACGCCCCGGCTCGATCCAGCGAGGTGAAGGTGACCGCCCCCAGCAAGCCCGCCCCCGAAGCCCTCAAGCAAAAGCTCACGTCCATGCAGTTCCACGTCACGCAGGAGGCGGGGACCGAGCCTCCCTTCCGCAACGAGTACTGGAACGAGCACCGGGAGGGCGTCTATGTGGACGTCGTGAGCGGGCGGCCTCTTTTCTCCTCCAAGGACAAGTTCGACTCGGGCTGCGGATGGCCCAGCTTCACCAAGCCTTTGGAGGAAAAGGACGTGGTGGAGCGGCGGGACACCACCCACGGGATGATCCGCACCGAAGTCCGCTCCACCGAGGCGAATTCCCATCTGGGCCACGTCTTCGACGACGGTCCCCGGGACCAGGGCGGCCTCCGCTACTGCATCAATTCCGCCGCCCTCCGGTTCGTGCCTGTGGCTGATCTGGAGAAGGAGGGCCTGGGCCGCCTGCTTCCCCTCTTCGGAAAGACGGCGCCAGCGCCCCAGGAGGCGCCCGCCAAGGAAGAGACCGCCACCCTGGCCGGCGGCTGCTTCTGGGGCATGGAGGATCTCCTCCGCCAGCAGCCCGGCGTGACCGGCATCGAGGTGGGCTACACCGGCGGGAAGGTGCCCAACGCCACCTACGAGCACCACGACGGCCATGCCGAATCCGTGCAGATCCGCTTCGACCCCTCGAAGACGAGCTACGAGGCGCTGCTGCGCTTCTTCTTCCGGATGCACGATCCCACCACCCTGAACCGCCAGGGCAACGACATGGGCACGTCGTACCGCAGCGCGATCTTCTTCCACTCGGAAGCGCAGCGGCAGACCGCGGAGCGCGTGAAGGCCGAGGTCGACGCCAGCGGCAAATGGAAGCGCCCGATCGTCACCGAGATCGCGCCCGCCGGAGCCTGGTGGCGCGCGGAGGAATACCACCAGGACTACCTGGTGAAGCACCCTGGCGGCTACACCTGCCACTACGTGCGCGACTGA
- a CDS encoding PepSY domain-containing protein, producing the protein MLRGWFVKLHRWFGLGAAAFLFIAGLTGAVISWDHELDAWLNPRLFAARTAGPAKPAQELAAAVEAADSRARIRFMPLEADPGHTLSVSVEPRLDPTTGKPYDLGYNQVAVDPATGEIQGRREWGRASLSRENLLPFLYKLHYSMHIPKAWGIELGILLMGVLAIFWVFDSFIALGISFPSFAAWRRSFAFRWRQGGPKLVFDLHRSGGVWTWLLVLTLAVTSVSMNLGPQVMRPVVSLFSKLTPSPFEARMAARSATPAEPKVSLPQAIELGRAEAQRRGWTAPAGGVFLSAEFGVWGVGFFEAGRSHGDGGLGNPWLYFDAQTGAPLGADVPGTGTAGDIFLQAMFPLHSGRILGTPGRVLISLMGLVIATFSATGVLLWLRRRRATRTVQAAR; encoded by the coding sequence GTGCTCCGTGGATGGTTCGTCAAGCTGCACCGCTGGTTCGGATTGGGTGCGGCGGCCTTTCTCTTCATCGCCGGATTGACCGGCGCGGTCATCTCCTGGGACCACGAGCTGGACGCCTGGCTCAACCCGCGCCTGTTCGCGGCCCGCACCGCGGGCCCGGCCAAGCCGGCCCAGGAGCTGGCCGCGGCGGTGGAAGCCGCGGATTCCCGCGCCCGGATCCGCTTCATGCCCCTCGAAGCGGATCCGGGCCACACCCTGTCCGTATCGGTGGAACCCCGCCTCGACCCCACCACCGGCAAGCCCTACGACCTGGGCTACAACCAGGTCGCGGTGGATCCCGCCACCGGCGAGATCCAGGGCCGGCGCGAATGGGGCCGCGCTTCCCTGTCGCGGGAGAACCTGCTCCCCTTCCTCTACAAGCTCCACTACAGCATGCACATCCCCAAGGCCTGGGGCATCGAGCTGGGAATCCTCCTGATGGGCGTCCTCGCCATCTTCTGGGTGTTCGACAGCTTCATCGCCCTGGGGATTTCGTTTCCGTCCTTCGCCGCCTGGCGCCGCTCCTTCGCGTTCCGGTGGCGCCAGGGCGGGCCCAAGCTGGTCTTCGACCTGCACCGTTCCGGCGGCGTGTGGACCTGGCTGCTGGTCCTGACCCTGGCGGTCACCTCCGTCAGCATGAACCTGGGCCCCCAGGTCATGCGGCCGGTGGTGTCCCTGTTCTCCAAGCTGACCCCTTCTCCTTTTGAAGCCCGCATGGCAGCCCGCTCCGCCACGCCCGCCGAGCCCAAGGTCTCCCTGCCCCAGGCCATCGAGCTGGGGCGGGCCGAAGCCCAGCGCCGGGGCTGGACCGCACCCGCCGGCGGGGTGTTCCTGTCCGCGGAATTCGGCGTGTGGGGCGTGGGCTTCTTCGAGGCGGGCCGCAGCCACGGCGACGGCGGCCTCGGGAATCCCTGGCTCTACTTCGACGCCCAGACCGGGGCCCCGCTGGGGGCCGACGTCCCCGGCACCGGCACCGCCGGCGACATCTTCCTCCAGGCCATGTTCCCCCTCCACTCGGGGCGGATCCTGGGCACCCCGGGCCGGGTGCTGATCTCCCTCATGGGCCTGGTCATCGCCACCTTCAGCGCCACCGGCGTCCTGCTCTGGCTGCGCCGCCGCCGGGCCACCCGGACCGTCCAGGCGGCCCGCTGA